The stretch of DNA GAGCGCGTCGGACGTACCGGAGGCGTCCGTGTCGAAGCGCCTGACCCGCTACCCGGAGCGGCTGCTCGACTCGCCGCCCGGCGATGACTCCGCCACCCTGCGGATCACGCCGGGCGGCCCCGCCCTGAACGAGGAGCGGCCGGAGGCACCGGCCTCCGTGCTGCCACGCGGCGCGGACCGTTGGACGCAGGCCCTGACCGGACTCGTGGCGCGCCACGACCTCACCCCCGGCTTCGCCGGACTCGCCCTGGCCATCGCCCTGTTGCTGGGGGCGCTGCACGCCGTCGCGCCGGGGCACGGCAAGACGTTGATGGCGGCGAGCGCCGCCGCGAGGGGGCACGCGTCCCTGCGTGACGTCCTCCCCCTCGCCGCGTCGGTGACCGTCACGCACACCCTCGGCGTGACCGCCCTGGGGCTGCTCGTGGCGGGTGGCTCCGCCGCCGCCCCGTCGGTCATCGCCTGGCTGGGAGTGGTCAGCGGCGTGCTCGTCACCGGAGCGGGGGCCCTGCTCCTGCGGCGGGCCTGGCGGCGGCGCGGGCACAGTCACCATCACCACGCCGATCACCACCACACGCACGAGGCGCCGCCCACGATCCGCGGCGCCCTCTTCCTCGGCTTCGCGGGCGGCCTCGTACCCAGTCCGTCCGCGGTCGTCGTGCTCGTGGGCGCCGCCGCCCTGGGCGAGGCCTGGTTCGGGTTGCTGCTCGTCCTCGCGTACGGGGTGGGGCTCGCCGTCACGCTGACGGCCGCGGGGTTCCTCGTGGTGCGGGTCGGGTCCCTCGCCGGGCGGCGGGTCCACGGGCCCCGGTGGCTGCGTCGGACCACGCATCGTTTCCTGCCGTTGGGCTCCGCGTTCGTCGTGCTCGCCCTGGGGTGTGGATTGGTGTTCAAGGGGGCGGCAACCGCGCTCGGTTGAGGTAGTTTTGTCGAGAATCGCACGGCTGCGGATGGGGGACGCCCGTGAGCGAGAACGAGCGTGTGATCGCGGGGCGCTACCGCCTGCTCGCCCCCTTGGGCGAGGGCGGCATGGGCACGGTCTGGCGTGCCCGCGACGAAGTCCTGGGCCGCGAGGTCGCGGTCAAGGAGGTGCGCGCGCCCGCCGGGCTCCCGGCCAGTGAGGTCGACCGGTTGTACGCCCGCCTGGAGCGCGAGGCGTGGGCCGCCGCCCGTATCCCGCACCGCAATGTGGTGACGGTCTATGACGTGGCGAGCGAGGACGGGCGCCCGTGGATCGTCATGGAGATCGTGCGGGGTCTTTCGCTGTCCGACGTCCTGGACGCGGAGGGTCCGATGGCCCCGCAGCGGGCCGCTCGTGTCAGCGCCGAGGTGCTCGCCGCCCTCCGGGCCGCCCACGACGCCGGGGTCCTGCACCGTGACGTCAAGCCCGGCAACGTACTCATCGCGAACGACGGCCGTGTCGTCCTGACCGACTTCGGGATCGCCATGGTGGAGGGGAGTTCGGCCCTCACCAT from Streptomyces sp. BA2 encodes:
- a CDS encoding urease accessory protein UreH domain-containing protein, with amino-acid sequence MKRRALGYGGALAAGLAIALLPAGEASAHPLGNFTVNQYDGLVVGQGHLRVDHIEDLAEIPATQAMPRIKREGMESWAEERCQAAARGSRLRVDGRTAGLRVEEARAVTREGQAGLPTLRVECELGAPLPRGTELAARFTAAGQPGPGWREVTARGDRMTLSASDVPEASVSKRLTRYPERLLDSPPGDDSATLRITPGGPALNEERPEAPASVLPRGADRWTQALTGLVARHDLTPGFAGLALAIALLLGALHAVAPGHGKTLMAASAAARGHASLRDVLPLAASVTVTHTLGVTALGLLVAGGSAAAPSVIAWLGVVSGVLVTGAGALLLRRAWRRRGHSHHHHADHHHTHEAPPTIRGALFLGFAGGLVPSPSAVVVLVGAAALGEAWFGLLLVLAYGVGLAVTLTAAGFLVVRVGSLAGRRVHGPRWLRRTTHRFLPLGSAFVVLALGCGLVFKGAATALG